The genomic region cactcacactcataAGCACAAGTCACTCTGTAGTGATAAACAGAAGCTGTGTGTGCTTGCTATGCCACAGCAGacttcacacagcacacagcagacAGTGAAATAGAGTCAAAGGAAAagtaacaaacacacaaacacacacacacacaccacacacacacacacacacacacacacacacacacacacacgcacacaaaagagtaataaaaataaaccatgCTCTCTTAGGGGTCTCTCCATTCATCTTCTTCTATCAGTGTAAGTGGAATGTTAAATGAGTAATGGGGTGAATAAGCAGAAGCTATGCCttaaaatgggggggggggggggggggggcagaaaatGTCAGCTGTATATCCCTAACCTCTAGCAACCACTAAATAagtatacaccacacacacacacacacacgaacacacacacaaatatacagtcCTGTGCTGGGCTGTATTGAGATGATGTGGTCAGATGCTTGACCAGAGCCATCGGGGTGATTTGCAAGTGAAATAGCTTGAGATACTTCCTCCGCACCACCTCAGCCCAAATACGATGTGTCATTTGGCTATGAGGTCATCCTGACCATCCTAACAGCACAGCAAATAACTTTACTGCCTCTACCCAGGTGAACAGTATGTTCCGTATTATTCCAGCTACTCATCTTTGTGCCAGTAGCACCCCACACCAGTTTTATCTCAATGTCCTATTATAGCTCTAATCAATTCTGCAACAGCAATATAACTCACCCCTGTTTCACCTTTTAGGGCTGGTAAACTTGTCCCAGTTCCCCCCAGCAGGTAAACTAACCCCTCTTCACCACTGTCTCAACAGAAGGTTACCATAACCAGAAAACTTGTCCCTTAAGAGAACACGTACCATGGAAAAACACCTCAGATGTGCAGCTCATTTAATAAGTATTGAGGTTCATTTTCGAGTGAAATGAGAAAGGCCTACTGACGGAGGGGGCTTCCCTGAGCACACCGCTGCACACAGCCAGCCAGCCCAACACCAGCCGTAGCAGCATGTAGCCGGAGTCCCACAGAATCACCCCAGAACTACCTCAGTGTGTCTGGATGAACAGCAGATTCAGACTAAGTCTTGATCTTCAGTTCACACACATGAAGCCCAGACTATGCCCAGTACCAAAATCAATTTTGAATTCTTTTGCACACTGGCTGGTCTACATCCAGAACTAGAACCAGACTAAGTCTAGATCAGGACCGAATGTATTCTGAACTCCCTTCAGTCACAAGGAAGTGTTTTGGAGGAATGTATGGGACCTGTTTGTGGCACTCACAcccaccactaccagcaccacaGCACCACGCTCGGAACCTCTGGCTCTCTGCACCGGCCCCTGGAGCGGTGTCTCCTAGCGTCCGGACGTGCGGGTACGCCACGGTTGGACCTGCCCACCCCAAGCATCCATGTCAACCCACAGCAGCAGTGACCAGCGTCTTACCAGAGCAGCCCGACACCCTCCAGGCACGTCTGGGTGTCCCCAACGAAATCCTCCTCTGAATTCACCCCCAACTTAAACCTGCACGTGAGCACGCTGAAACGGTCCTGGGAGATTCACCTGCCAGTCTTACCTGCCTGTCTCAAGCCCGCCTTGCTCTGTCCCTCCGGAGCGAGATGGAGCTCACGTGTGTCACGTCCCCCACATCAGCCATTCGGGACGGATGGGAAGAGCAGGCAGCACCGGTTTCAGGGCGAAGTACGAGCAGCTTGTGCTTAaagagcaaaacacacacacgcgcgtgcaaaCACTCAGCAGTGTGTCTAACAGGAAGTGAGTTTGGGGAAGGTGTAAGGCAGGAcgtggagggggaggagttgtGGTCACTGGGAGGAGTTTCTACTCCCACACACAAGCAGAAGTCGTCCTTTGATGTTTGTGTTATTTTTATGAATTGAATTGTGTTGTACCATCCTGCTCGGGTATGGGTGCAATCGTCACACTGTTGTGTGTTTATCTTAAATATTTGCAGTGCGAGGGCTACAGCTAGTTTGACTTCAGTCATCACTGAAGTCAATGTGATGCataacactctctctcctctctatatatatatatatatatatatatatatatatatatatatatatatatatatatatatacacatgtgtgtgtgtgtgtgtgtgtgtgtgtgtgtgtgtgtgtgtgtgtgtgtgagtgagtgagagagagagagaaagagagagagagagagagagagagagagagagagagagagagagagagagagagaatgaatgcaTGTGACAGAGGGAGGCTAGAGACATTTGGCTGGCAATAGAAATAGCGAGATCACAGAAAtacctccaccagggggcgctggGGTGCAAAACAAAAGGCACAGTGGTGCACAGCTTAGCACAAAGGAGTCCTAAACGTCCATAAAGAACAGTGGTAGCACATAGACTCCAGCAGCATCTTCAGTACAACACTTCTCCAGGGCTGGAGTAACGCTCATTAAACGCTGTGGGATTAAAAGGTGTGAAAGGTGtgtcagaaggagagagactgacagaggGAGTGCGTTGGaatgagtaggtgtgtgtgggtgtgtgtttgaatgagtgatgttttattgtgtgtgtagcCACAGGATTTGTGTGTAGGTATTAGTAAAAACACCTCTAAGCTCcacagagagggaggtggaagAGTGAGTCCCCAGAAACACTTAACAAGTAGCACACACGTAGTGAGACTCAGACACAGACGAGCACTGatcacaaaatacacacacattaaataccaaGACGTAATGAGGACCAAGTGCAACACACACCCACGTAACCACacccaaaggaaatacatatatggacataaaCAGACGCatagtacacatacacacacccaaagggaggggtcaggggctgtactgtgacactTCACTTCCTCATGTTGGCCCCAATTTGCATGCTTAACTTACCGTaagctcttacacacacacacacacacacacacacacacacacacacaaactactgTTACTACAATGATTCAGTGTGAATTCTAAATGATTCAGTGTGAAGTCTAAAAGCACATAAAGAGAGAGGTGGTAAGGAGATTTAACGTGGGTTCTCTATTTGAACAGTGCATAACAATTTTGAAAATAGGACTTGTTTTgtaaaaacactacacacacagttcacacagacaaacactacATGCTCAGTTCACACAGACGTACACTAAACGCACAGTTCACagacacagactacacacatagtgcacacagacacacattacacacacagttcacacaaatacacactacacacagttcacagacacacaggccacccaatggaggatgggttctcttttgagtcttggtcctcccgaggtttcttcctaatccccaccctatagggagtttttcctcgccactgtcgactgtggcttgctcattagggatctggacccatacgattgtaaagctgctttgtgacaacatgtgttgtgaaaagcgttatataaataaatttgactttgacacacactacacacatagttcacacagacacacattacacatacaGTTCACATAACCACAAACAAACTTGAAAACTAACTTATTGTACTGTAATTTGTAGACTAATTTATAGACTATGACAACAGGCAGTTATGCTCTTGTTCtttatattatttataaaaataaaagggTTTTGTGTGCAGTGTATGGTAATGAAGTGGACATCACTTACACCTGCTGAAACCACTGGTCTTGTACTTTCTCTGCATTTATTTCAAATGCCACTAGGCAGAGATGttttgtctgtgtgcagtgttttTTAGGGATTCTACCCAGTATTGATAGAAAGTCCAGTGGGTTTTGTTGAGATTCTGTGGTCACTGGGGATGCTTGAATTGTTCTGACACATATTACTGGCCAAAGCCATCTTTACAAATGTTTATGACATTACGTGTTTATGATAGATTTATTCCTCAGAATATAGGGCTGGTCTTGATGTCCCTCAATCcaatgtcccagatgtgctcaattggattcatgtctggggaacgggcaggtCAGTCCACAGCATCAATGctttcatcatgcaggaactgctgacacacttcagccacatgaggtctagcattgtcatgcatcagaaggaacccagggcccactgcaccagcatatggtctcacaatgggtcttaggatctcatcccggtacctatggcagtcagggtatctctggctagcacatggaggtctgtgtggccctccaaagaaacgTTGCCCCACACCATTATTGACCCACTgtcaaaccggtcatgctggagaatgttgcaggcagcagaacgttctccacagcgtctccagactgtcacgtctccagactctgctatgtgctcagtgtgaacctgctctcatccgtgaagagcacagggtgctAAGGCCAAAtctgccaatcctggtgttctctggcaaatgccaatcgcccagcacggtgttgggctgtaagcacaagccccacttgtggacgtcgggccctcataccaccctcatggagtctgtttctgacagtttgagcagaaacatggatattagtgacctgctggaggtcattttgcagggctctggtactgctcctcctgttcctccttccacaaaggaggagttagtggtcctgctgctgggttgttgccctcctacggccccctccatgtctcctggtgtaccaatccatgctctggacactgctgacagacacagcaaaccttcttgccacagctcgcattgatgttccatcctggatgagctgcactacctgagcaacttctgtgggttgtagacaccgcatcatgctacctctatggtgagagaactgacaaaatgccaaagtgaccaaaacatcagtcATATagaatgagaacagagaaaaggtctgtggtcaccacctccagaatcactcctttatagggggtgtcttgctaattgcctctcatttccaCATGTTGTCTGATCCATTTGCActacagcaggtgaaattgattcacaatcagtgttgcttcctaactgaacaggttggtttcacagaactGTGGTTGacaaggagttacattgtgttgtttaagtgttccctttattttttttagcagtatatatatatatatatatatatatatatataaaacaaaatcCGACGATACTTTGCAATAGACTTgacactgccatctagtggccataaaTATATTGGAAGCAAGCGCCTTTTCATAAGAAATATGTTTATTACTCTCAGCTATttatatgttttatttattgatGTCTTTAAATATGTTTCATTGCTTATAGAAAGCTTATTTCATGTTAATTGTGACTTGGCTACGGTTATATTGgctatattaaaaaaaaaacttacacATTTTGATGAGCAATATTAGAACCATTAAAAGAAATTGAAACAAAAAGGCGCTTAAATTTACTTCACAGCAAAACAACTGTGAATTGTAGACTTCATATTGTTAGAGGTGTCTCGGAACGCCGGTGGTTTGCACGCGCTTCCGCCCACAGTTGCTCACAGAAACAGTGTCGCGACCTCAGTGTACATTAACGCATAACAATGCATTTGACATCCTGGGAGAAAATCCCGCCGAATTGTAATGAAGACCGAGGGGACAGTCCGAAACACTCTGATCGGAATGCTAGGCCACGTTTTTCTCTCACCGCAAAAGTCACCTGTTTTAAATCATCATCCAACCGCAATGTGAATCGCGCACCGAACATGGTTCTGCGGCCTCGGTAACGCAAGGTGAGATCATTTCTGTGCTGTAGTGGGTCGAGATAAACCAGCGTAAACCCTTACAGGTCAGTCTATGAGACAGACGGGCATCGGCAAGTAGACGGGTTTAGGATTATAATGATCTCAGCGGAACCGACAAACCACATCCTTATAGTTTAGAAATGTCGGTTATGTATTCATAATACACGCAAGGTATTTTTTAGTATGTATTATTGTAGTTAACGAAATGTGCGTGTTTGCTATCTGTGTTTGTATCAAATGATTACtagcttttattattattattattattattattattattattattattattattattattattggtattTATTCTCTAGATAAAATTATCTAGATTCTAAGTTAAATAATTTTGTGGCTTATATAACAAGTTAActgttttatttaattaataaaatgTCCTGTTGGAGAGTAACGTACCAAAGCGCATGGTATAGTGGAAAGACTGGCGCCATCAAATACAGGCGTGAAGTATTACTCAGGGTTAGTTAGTAAATCTGGAATGCTCAAAACTAGTTTGAGGTACATTTTATCAGTCACATGTAAAGTTCTTTCACTTTCGACTGCTGGCAGTATCAGAATATAAAGCAAATTCTGTATCTGACCGCACTGTTATTGTAATATTACTATAAGCAATATTTTAAAATCTTGCTGCCCAGTATAAAACAGTAGAAGTAGACGTGGTGACAGACAAAATATTTACTTCGAAATTAGGTAAAATGGGAATAATGCGtgcatacaacacacatatacatttttaaaataagtATACAATTCTTAAAGATTTGGCAAATGTTATAAAATTCTTAAAGAGTTGGCAATGGTTATTTGTTTGGCTAAAGTTATATTTATATCCGATGTAGTTACCTTTCAGCACTGCTAAAATACGAAGAAATTATGCACTACGGATCGTCTTTCTAGCGCCGTAACCCAAACCCGTTTAATAATTTGGAGTTTAAATAAAGAACTGCCTCACCATCACTCCTTCATCTGAGTCATCAGAGAACAAAACTACCAGTTTAATTAACATCTATAGTGCTCATTAAATTTGATTGTGATTCAAAATAAACGTTGGGTTAATAATCAGGGCTACATTGGGTGTAAACCATGGCCAGCGTTATCGTTATGTAATATACTTCTTCTTTCTCGTTTAAATATCTTAAATCATTTTAGATGGAGGATGCCAATTTTATATTGAAATTTTATGCTGTATATGAATTGAATAACATAAAATGAAGCACTGAATGGTGCcagaaaataaatgtaaaaaactcAAACCcaaagaaacaaacaagaaacagtCCTTACGACTATTAGCATTAATGACAAAAATAATAATCCATCAGAGATTTATTATTTTCCTTCAGCTTCGTCTTATAACAACAACACCAAttctaataataaaaataatacttatttttattattagtagtagtattatattattttcatcgctttgatagatagatagatagatagatagatagatagatagatagatagatagatagatagatagataattgTGTTATATAAACGTGCATGCTATTTGATGTCCTCCTCAAAGCGCAGCGTGCGCGCTCGTTTTATTGATAACCCACCAGTGGATGTCGTTGTTCGCTCCCTTTACACAGTCGGTGTCCCTCCTCAAGACGGCTCCAAGCGCTGCGTAAAACCTCGTCTCTCCACACGCGTACAGTGCAtcggcagagagagagagagagagagagagagagagagagagagagagagagagagagagagagagagagagagagagagagagagagagagagagagagagagagagagagagagagagagagagagagagagagaggtattgTGAAAACGTGAATGTGGCAGACAGTGGAAAAGACTAAAACCAGCGGATGTCATATATGGTTTTGCAAACGCCGAGAACTCGTTCTAGAAAGAGACGTGAGCGCGTGTCGTTTCTAGAGGAGCCGGAGACCCGGAGATTACGTTGTAGGACTTCATGCTTTATCTGATCACTTACTGAGGTCCAGTGTCCTATACGGAGATCTCTTCACCTCGTAAGCCGATTTATGTTTCGCTTTTCGGTGATTCATAAAAACTTGTGTATTCACCAATCTGACGTATTATTTTCTAGATTTTGAAACTGAAATATACGAATTATAGTGTCCTAATAGTTGTTAATTAGCCTAGTCAAATGGCAATGTCGCAGAAGCGTATGCGAGTTAGCAGCACATTCACATGTTAACCACTCTATTCGCATCCAGAACAGCTGTACTCATTGCGCGCATTCTCGTCTCTTATTCAGAGTACCGCCGTCTTTCATCTCGAAGACCCCTAAAGGACGCAGACTGCGATGGTAAGAATTCCGGATGTCTTGGTCACTTTGGTGACAATCACCTGTATCGTGGAAGGGACTCTGGGTGGCCCCGGCACGAACGTGTTCGCTGCTCAGACCTCCCCGCCGGACCCGTGCTACGACGAGAACGGCCATCCCAGAAGATGCATCCCCGATTTTGTGAACTCGGCGTTCGGGAAGGAGGTTCGCGTGTCCAGTACCTGTGGCAGGAGCCCCAGTCGTTACTGCGTGGTGACGGAAAAAGGAGACGAAAGGAACCGAAACTGCCACACGTGCGATGCACTGGACCCAAAAAAGCATCACCCACCGGCGTATCTAACGGACCTGAACAACCCACACAACCTGACGTGCTGGCAGTCGGACAACTACGTCCAGTACCCCCAGAACGTCACGTTAACGTTGTCCCTCGGGAAGAAGTTCGAGGTGACCTACGTGAGCCTGCAGTTTTGCTCCCCGCGACCGGAGTCCATGGTCATCTTCAAATCCATGGACTACGGCAAGACTTGGGTACCATTCCAGTTCTATTCGACCCAGTGCAGAAAGATGTTCAACAAGCCCAATAAAGCAGGCATCACCAAACAGAACGAGCAGGAGGCCATCTGTACGGACTCCCACACGGACATGCACCCGCTCTCCGGTGGCCTCATCGCCTTCAGCACCCTGGACGGACGACCGTCCGCGCACGATTTCGACAACTCCCCGGTGCTCCAGGACTGGGTCACCGCCACGGACATCAGGGTGACGTTCAGTCGGTTGCACACGTTCGGCGACGAGAACGAGGACGACTCGGAGCTGGCCCGGGACTCGTACTTTTACGCAGCGTCGGACTTGCAGGTCGGCGGCCGGTGCAAGTGTAACGGCCACGCGTCCCGGTGCGTGCGCGAGCGCGACGGCGGCCTCGCGTGCGAGTGTAAACACAACACCGGCGGGCCCGAGTGCGACAGGTGTAAGCCGTTTCACTACGACCGACCGTGGCAGCGCGCAACGGCGCGGGACGCGAACGAGTGTGTCGGTGAGTCCAAGCATAACGTGTCCGTCGTTATTTATGAAAACTGAGGGAACGTTGACATAACCTCCCATGGCTCGTTTCATCGGTCAGGACACGATTTAGCCGAATGGGGCTGATTTGGTTTAGATCAGCCGTGACCACTTGGTCAAAAAAGTGCAAGTGTTTTATTTCTATATTACACGATATGGAAGTTGTTTGGGATCATTAATGCGGTACAGGACTGGCAGGATTGCCTGATGAAACTGGTAGATTAAAGACAAAACGTTTTAATCTCGCATTATAGAAGTTACTATTTGGAGTATATTTTATGAACACGTGAGAGACATTTGTTATAAAACTCAGTCCTCCACTATACAATTACTAATCTGTAAAGCCTATATAGCATTTGTCAAAACAACGTTTGGCCTGACTGCCGGTTTTTTTCAACTATCATATAttacacaggcacacagaaaATACAAGTCAAATCAAGCACGGCCATCGCTCGCGGTATATGTAATATGTTTGAAGAAAATCAGGGTCCACGCAGTGATGGTTTATGTTTACAGGCATTTTGCATTGATTTGACGTTTCCACGTGGCTTTCTACCGAAACAACATTGAAATACCTGCATAAATTAATTGATTCTTAATAATCACAACGAAGCAGGCCTAATTTTTTTCTCTAAACACGTGAGCACTTGGGGGAACTTTTTGCCGATTGCTGAGATATGCAGAAAGTAAAATTAGCTGATTTATCGTTCAGGCTGTGTACTATTTAGAAGTTAGAGACCAAACCGAGCATCGATAAAAGTGATTTTAAAAATGAACGAAAACTTTAAaaagacctcacacacacacacacacacacacacacacacacacacacacacacacacacacacacacacacacacacacacacatttgaaatGACAAGAATAAACAGAATAATTAAGTTTGAGGTTTAAATGAACACAGtcgtttttattattattattattactattattattattatttctgttattattagTAAtcgtattattattagtagtcgtagtagcagtagtagtgcgTTTAACTGCATCAAGCAGCACTTGATGTAGATTTTCAgcggtgtgtggagggaggttGGCCCTACGATGAAATACGCTTCATATTTCATGAAGTCTCTTTAAAGTCTTCTGTGCGTCATTTCACACCTCCGTTCCAATAATTTTAGCGCTGCGAAATACGCCCAGTATTTTATCATTAGCAGCAGATATAAGACGATACAAGATATATGCTATAAGATCTGCACTTACATATCCAGTCAGATAGTGGATGGACACTTAATTATACAAAAGAATAGTGTACAGTTAACAGGAAATGAACTGTGGATATAAAAGTGAATATAGTTATAGGAATATACATTTTATAGAATTTTATAGAATTTGGCTCATGTTTAAATGAGTTACTGTTCAATTATCTTGCCTGCAAACTTGATTGTTGGTATAAATGTAGCTGTTGTAAAACATAGTGAAGTTCATTAACCTCACACCACTGGTTTTCCAAATTAACATTTGTTCAGGGTTTCCAGATTAATGTTATCCAGACTAACATTTTACACTCAATAGTTCTATGAGGCCTCACTAACAACGCAAACCACAGCTGAACCATATGTTCAGATTTGGCCTTTTAGTTTTGAACTAAACAAAATTCAGCACAAGCACAATAAAACAACCCATAGCAAATGATGCGTGCTTAATGACAGAGATACATATCCTGTTCTTGAGTCCATCTTGGATAATATAACATACACAGGGTTTGTAGACCTATAACAGGACAGCCCAATGCTGGTAATGGAAGTTCAGATTTGAGATGTGATTAGGGCTGAATTGTCATTGAAATTATGAACTGTGAAGCATATTTGCTATGAAGAATGTGCACCGTACAACCGATAGAGCTGAAGCCCCATAACTCCTCACTGTAGGACCTCCTCACTGCAGGACCTCCTGCTGTAGGACCTCCTCACTGCAGGACCTGCTCACTGCAGGACCTCCTGCTGTAGGACCTCCTCACTGCAGGAATGCCTGCTGTAGGACCTCCTCACTGCAGGACCTCCTGCTGTAGGACCTCCTCACTGCAGGACCTCCTGCTGTAGGACCTCCTCACTGCAGGACCTCCTGTTGCGTTCTCCCTGCAGGCTGCACCTGCCTGACTGGATGTGAAGACCCCAGGCTTAATGAGCAAACACATCCTGAAACAGAGCAGCTTGTTGGgccctggtggtggtggttttgtgtgtgtgtgtgtgtgtgtgtgtgtgtttagggggtGGTCTGATATGATCCTGAGCTGTAAATGTCAGCATATGAGTTTAGACCTAACTGTCTCTCAGAAGGAATTATTGGTTTCAAGTATCCTTGTCTTTGCATTTTcagcatgcatatgtgtgtgtgtgtgtgtgtgtgtgtgtgtgtgtgggtgggagggtCTTGTGTGGAATACAAAAGATCATCACTCACTCCATCCATCCTGCTGTCAACAGGTTGATGGCTCTCCCTGGCATTCCTTCGCAGGGTTTCTTGGAGCACTGAACTATCATAGACAGTGCTGGAATAaaaggaatgagagagagaaagacacacacacacacacacacacacacacacacaaagaggcagagagagcgGTAGAGAGACTGTGTAGTGCTAAAGTAAACAGTGCTCAAACTATGGAGTGAAAAGAAGCAAATGATACTCAACAAAaggccaagtgtgtgtgtgtgtgtgtgtgtgtgtgtgtgtgtgtgcatgcatgtactattgtgtgtgtatgtatgtgtttctgtgtaCCTTGTGTAGCTGGGTGTCGTTTTAGGGACGGATGAAGGGTACTCGTCCCCCCCAGATCATTCCTGCCCATGCTACTCACATAATGTGTTTGGATGGGTGATGTTTGCATGACACACAGTGAGGTGCTGTTGTATACAGCTCAACCTGCCATTCAAATGAGCAGCTCTAATGGAGGGTAAAAGCATCGTAAAAATAGACGTGAACAGCAGACGTAGTCCCACCACACTGTTCTGCCTAAGATCACCAGCTTCTATTGGCAGTGGAAGGCAGTTTTATTGAGGCCGCAGCGCCGGGCTGGAGTCTCTGTTTGCTGTGGGAGACTTTGGCCAGGACGGCAGGATTCACACTGAAGTCCTCACTTCATCCTACTGACTTCACACCAACAAATAAGACCTGGAAGAGCTGTCACCAAGATGGAAGAGATCATGGGGATGAGAACAAGATagtcagggagagaggggatggagagagagtgagagagagagagagggagagagagagagagagagagagagagagagagagtcagataGACACTGAGAGAGGAACTTGATCACCAATATCCACTGTTGTGAGGAGGTATTCTTTTTTattggtttgtttatttttaaacaaaCACTTAGCTGACTGCATGACCCAGCGCTAGATCCGGGACTCTGAGAGCGTTCATCATATCGATCAGAAAATGCAGCACTGAAGCCCCTGGTGCAGCGTCTGTGGGTCAGAGGCTGACATGGCCTACAGGGCACAGTGAAGAGGTACTGGGAAGTCTGGTAGGCCTGCAGACCTAAATGAAATAATCACCAAATAAACTTTTAGTTTAGTCATTCACATACACTTAGAGAATCCCCCCAAAACATTAACTTTAGCACTATGGTAGGAAActattaattatataattaatacTAAAATTCTAATACTAAAATTACAAATGTAACCAATAATTACGTCCAC from Brachyhypopomus gauderio isolate BG-103 chromosome 8, BGAUD_0.2, whole genome shotgun sequence harbors:
- the ntn1a gene encoding netrin-1a isoform X1, whose product is MVRIPDVLVTLVTITCIVEGTLGGPGTNVFAAQTSPPDPCYDENGHPRRCIPDFVNSAFGKEVRVSSTCGRSPSRYCVVTEKGDERNRNCHTCDALDPKKHHPPAYLTDLNNPHNLTCWQSDNYVQYPQNVTLTLSLGKKFEVTYVSLQFCSPRPESMVIFKSMDYGKTWVPFQFYSTQCRKMFNKPNKAGITKQNEQEAICTDSHTDMHPLSGGLIAFSTLDGRPSAHDFDNSPVLQDWVTATDIRVTFSRLHTFGDENEDDSELARDSYFYAASDLQVGGRCKCNGHASRCVRERDGGLACECKHNTGGPECDRCKPFHYDRPWQRATARDANECVACNCNLHARRCRFNMELYKLSGRKSGGVCLNCRHNTAGRHCHYCKEGYFRDMSKPISHRKACRACDCHPVGAAGKTCNQTTGQCPCKDGVTGITCNRCAKGYQQSRSPIAPCIKIPVAPVTTTASTPEEPADCDSYCKASKGKLKINMKKYCKKDYAVQVHILKSDKAGEWWKFTVNIISVYKQGTSRVRRGDQLLWVRAKDVACKCPKIKTGKKYLLLGNDEDSPGQSGMVADKASLVIQWRDTWARRLRKFQQREKKGKCKKA
- the ntn1a gene encoding netrin-1a isoform X2 — translated: MVRIPDVLVTLVTITCIVEGTLGGPGTNVFAAQTSPPDPCYDENGHPRRCIPDFVNSAFGKEVRVSSTCGRSPSRYCVVTEKGDERNRNCHTCDALDPKKHHPPAYLTDLNNPHNLTCWQSDNYVQYPQNVTLTLSLGKKFEVTYVSLQFCSPRPESMVIFKSMDYGKTWVPFQFYSTQCRKMFNKPNKAGITKQNEQEAICTDSHTDMHPLSGGLIAFSTLDGRPSAHDFDNSPVLQDWVTATDIRVTFSRLHTFGDENEDDSELARDSYFYAASDLQVGGRCKCNGHASRCVRERDGGLACECKHNTGGPECDRCKPFHYDRPWQRATARDANECVACNCNLHARRCRFNMELYKLSGRKSGGVCLNCRHNTAGRHCHYCKEGYFRDMSKPISHRKACREIPVAPVTTTASTPEEPADCDSYCKASKGKLKINMKKYCKKDYAVQVHILKSDKAGEWWKFTVNIISVYKQGTSRVRRGDQLLWVRAKDVACKCPKIKTGKKYLLLGNDEDSPGQSGMVADKASLVIQWRDTWARRLRKFQQREKKGKCKKA